From a region of the Rhipicephalus microplus isolate Deutch F79 chromosome X, USDA_Rmic, whole genome shotgun sequence genome:
- the Dus2 gene encoding dihydrouridine synthase 2 isoform X1 produces MTSNVDYRNKIILAPMVRIGTLPMRLLALHYGADLVYTEELIDYRLLKCQRIENKVLGTVDFVDDDHQIVFRTCEKEKGRNILQIGTCSPDRAVQVAKLVEKDVAGIDVNMGCPKEFSIKGGMGAALLTQTDKVKAILTALVQSTELPITCKIRVLEKLEDTLALGKLIESTGVKAIGVHGRTKEERPQHANRNAVIKALAEHVNIPIIANGGSGEIACYEDIERFRQTTGAASVMLARQAESNCSIFRKEGKKPIDDVIEEYLAYAIEYDNRATNTKYCVQQMLGSLQESDRGKALLASQQMEEICNLFYSVLWNMQDKHASRQLKLQGRAMALRELSDNSNAEPVLKKCKIGDDEVWQMEAKFVRNMFEMANLPKTVLINWTTKNNYPHPFYQTESMEKSFRSVVLVNRKKYSSTYLEKNKKYAEQSAALVALYALGLIDSSKIKGNTAGMPFE; encoded by the exons ATGACATCGAACGTCGATTATAGAAACAAGATTATACTTGCTCCGATGGTTAGGATTGGCACTTTGCCCATGCGTCTTCTCGCTCTGCATTACGGAGCGGACCTTGTTTACACGGAG GAACTCATTGACTACCGGTTGTTGAAGTGTCAGCGAATCGAAAATA AGGTACTTGGAACCGTGGACTTCGTCGACGATGATCACCAAATTGTTTTCAGAACATGTGAGAAAGAAAAAGGCCGAAACATTCTCCAGATT GGAACCTGCAGTCCTGACCGTGCTGTTCAAGTTGCAAAGCTCGT TGAGAAAGACGTGGCTGGCATAGACGTGAACATGGGTTGTCCTAAGGAATTCTCCATAAAG GGTGGAATGGGTGCAGCTCTGCTAACACAAACTGATAAGGTGAAAGCCATCTTGACAGCTCTTGTCCAAAGCACTGAACTACCCATCACGTGCAAGATTAGAGTACTTGAAAAG CTTGAAGACACCCTGGCTCTTGGGAAACTTATTGAATCAACTGGTGTAAAAGCGATTGGTGTCCATGGACGAACAAAAGAGGAACGACCACAGCATGCCAACAGGAATGCAGTCATTAAAGCTCTGGCCGAGCATGTCAACATTCCTATCATTGCTAA CGGTGGATCTGGAGAAATAGCCTGCTATGAAGACATTGAACGTTTCCGCCAGACCACTGGTGCTGCTTCTGTGATGCTCGCTCGTCAGGCAGAAAGCAACTGCTCCATATTTAGAAAGGAAGGCAAGAAACCAATCGATGATGTTATAGAAGAGTACCTCGCCTAT GCAATAGAATATGACAACAGGGCAACAAACACGAAGTACTGTGTTCAGCAGATGCTTGGCTCACTTCAGGAAAGTGACAGAGGCAAGGCACTTCTGGCCAGTCAGCAAATGGAGGAAATATG TAATTTATTTTACAGTGTGCTCTGGAACATGCAAGATAAGCATGCTTCTCGACAGCTCAAGCTTCAAGGAAGAGCAATGGCTTTAAGGGAGCTCAGTGACAACAGCAATGCTGAACCAGTGCTGAAGAAGTGCAAAATTGGAGATGATGAAGTGTGGCAAATGGAAGCCAAGTTTGTTAG GAACATGTTTGAAATGGCAAACCTACCAAAGACTGTGCTCATCAACtggacaacaaaaaataattatcCCCATCCATTCTACCAAACT GAATCCATGGAGAAAAGTTTTCGTTCTGTTGTGCTGGTGAATCGAAAAAAGTATTCAAGCACATACCT AGAGAAGAACAAGAAATATGCAGAGCAAAGTGCTGCACTCGTGGCCTTATATGCCCTCGGGCTGATTGACAGCTCCAAAATCAAGGGCAACACTGCTGGTATGCCATTTGAATAA
- the Dus2 gene encoding dihydrouridine synthase 2 isoform X4 — protein sequence MTSNVDYRNKIILAPMVRIGTLPMRLLALHYGADLVYTEELIDYRLLKCQRIENKVLGTVDFVDDDHQIVFRTCEKEKGRNILQIGTCSPDRAVQVAKLVEKDVAGIDVNMGCPKEFSIKGGMGAALLTQTDKVKAILTALVQSTELPITCKIRVLEKLEDTLALGKLIESTGVKAIGVHGRTKEERPQHANRNAVIKALAEHVNIPIIANGGSGEIACYEDIERFRQTTGAASVMLARQAESNCSIFRKEGKKPIDDVIEEYLAYAIEYDNRATNTKYCVQQMLGSLQESDRGKALLASQQMEEICNLFYSVLWNMQDKHASRQLKLQGRAMALRELSDNSNAEPVLKKCKIGDDEVWQMEAKFVRNMFEMANLPKTVLINWTTKNNYPHPFYQTESMEKSFRSVVLVNRKKYSSTYLSRDRILAAATAFSMEAKML from the exons ATGACATCGAACGTCGATTATAGAAACAAGATTATACTTGCTCCGATGGTTAGGATTGGCACTTTGCCCATGCGTCTTCTCGCTCTGCATTACGGAGCGGACCTTGTTTACACGGAG GAACTCATTGACTACCGGTTGTTGAAGTGTCAGCGAATCGAAAATA AGGTACTTGGAACCGTGGACTTCGTCGACGATGATCACCAAATTGTTTTCAGAACATGTGAGAAAGAAAAAGGCCGAAACATTCTCCAGATT GGAACCTGCAGTCCTGACCGTGCTGTTCAAGTTGCAAAGCTCGT TGAGAAAGACGTGGCTGGCATAGACGTGAACATGGGTTGTCCTAAGGAATTCTCCATAAAG GGTGGAATGGGTGCAGCTCTGCTAACACAAACTGATAAGGTGAAAGCCATCTTGACAGCTCTTGTCCAAAGCACTGAACTACCCATCACGTGCAAGATTAGAGTACTTGAAAAG CTTGAAGACACCCTGGCTCTTGGGAAACTTATTGAATCAACTGGTGTAAAAGCGATTGGTGTCCATGGACGAACAAAAGAGGAACGACCACAGCATGCCAACAGGAATGCAGTCATTAAAGCTCTGGCCGAGCATGTCAACATTCCTATCATTGCTAA CGGTGGATCTGGAGAAATAGCCTGCTATGAAGACATTGAACGTTTCCGCCAGACCACTGGTGCTGCTTCTGTGATGCTCGCTCGTCAGGCAGAAAGCAACTGCTCCATATTTAGAAAGGAAGGCAAGAAACCAATCGATGATGTTATAGAAGAGTACCTCGCCTAT GCAATAGAATATGACAACAGGGCAACAAACACGAAGTACTGTGTTCAGCAGATGCTTGGCTCACTTCAGGAAAGTGACAGAGGCAAGGCACTTCTGGCCAGTCAGCAAATGGAGGAAATATG TAATTTATTTTACAGTGTGCTCTGGAACATGCAAGATAAGCATGCTTCTCGACAGCTCAAGCTTCAAGGAAGAGCAATGGCTTTAAGGGAGCTCAGTGACAACAGCAATGCTGAACCAGTGCTGAAGAAGTGCAAAATTGGAGATGATGAAGTGTGGCAAATGGAAGCCAAGTTTGTTAG GAACATGTTTGAAATGGCAAACCTACCAAAGACTGTGCTCATCAACtggacaacaaaaaataattatcCCCATCCATTCTACCAAACT GAATCCATGGAGAAAAGTTTTCGTTCTGTTGTGCTGGTGAATCGAAAAAAGTATTCAAGCACATACCT gtcgcgggatcgaatcctggctgcggcaactgcattttcgatggaggcgaaaatgctgtag
- the Dus2 gene encoding dihydrouridine synthase 2 isoform X2 gives MTSNVDYRNKIILAPMVRIGTLPMRLLALHYGADLVYTEELIDYRLLKCQRIENKVLGTVDFVDDDHQIVFRTCEKEKGRNILQIGTCSPDRAVQVAKLVEKDVAGIDVNMGCPKEFSIKGGMGAALLTQTDKVKAILTALVQSTELPITCKIRVLEKLEDTLALGKLIESTGVKAIGVHGRTKEERPQHANRNAVIKALAEHVNIPIIANGGSGEIACYEDIERFRQTTGAASVMLARQAESNCSIFRKEGKKPIDDVIEEYLAYAIEYDNRATNTKYCVQQMLGSLQESDRGKALLASQQMEEICVLWNMQDKHASRQLKLQGRAMALRELSDNSNAEPVLKKCKIGDDEVWQMEAKFVRNMFEMANLPKTVLINWTTKNNYPHPFYQTESMEKSFRSVVLVNRKKYSSTYLEKNKKYAEQSAALVALYALGLIDSSKIKGNTAGMPFE, from the exons ATGACATCGAACGTCGATTATAGAAACAAGATTATACTTGCTCCGATGGTTAGGATTGGCACTTTGCCCATGCGTCTTCTCGCTCTGCATTACGGAGCGGACCTTGTTTACACGGAG GAACTCATTGACTACCGGTTGTTGAAGTGTCAGCGAATCGAAAATA AGGTACTTGGAACCGTGGACTTCGTCGACGATGATCACCAAATTGTTTTCAGAACATGTGAGAAAGAAAAAGGCCGAAACATTCTCCAGATT GGAACCTGCAGTCCTGACCGTGCTGTTCAAGTTGCAAAGCTCGT TGAGAAAGACGTGGCTGGCATAGACGTGAACATGGGTTGTCCTAAGGAATTCTCCATAAAG GGTGGAATGGGTGCAGCTCTGCTAACACAAACTGATAAGGTGAAAGCCATCTTGACAGCTCTTGTCCAAAGCACTGAACTACCCATCACGTGCAAGATTAGAGTACTTGAAAAG CTTGAAGACACCCTGGCTCTTGGGAAACTTATTGAATCAACTGGTGTAAAAGCGATTGGTGTCCATGGACGAACAAAAGAGGAACGACCACAGCATGCCAACAGGAATGCAGTCATTAAAGCTCTGGCCGAGCATGTCAACATTCCTATCATTGCTAA CGGTGGATCTGGAGAAATAGCCTGCTATGAAGACATTGAACGTTTCCGCCAGACCACTGGTGCTGCTTCTGTGATGCTCGCTCGTCAGGCAGAAAGCAACTGCTCCATATTTAGAAAGGAAGGCAAGAAACCAATCGATGATGTTATAGAAGAGTACCTCGCCTAT GCAATAGAATATGACAACAGGGCAACAAACACGAAGTACTGTGTTCAGCAGATGCTTGGCTCACTTCAGGAAAGTGACAGAGGCAAGGCACTTCTGGCCAGTCAGCAAATGGAGGAAATATG TGTGCTCTGGAACATGCAAGATAAGCATGCTTCTCGACAGCTCAAGCTTCAAGGAAGAGCAATGGCTTTAAGGGAGCTCAGTGACAACAGCAATGCTGAACCAGTGCTGAAGAAGTGCAAAATTGGAGATGATGAAGTGTGGCAAATGGAAGCCAAGTTTGTTAG GAACATGTTTGAAATGGCAAACCTACCAAAGACTGTGCTCATCAACtggacaacaaaaaataattatcCCCATCCATTCTACCAAACT GAATCCATGGAGAAAAGTTTTCGTTCTGTTGTGCTGGTGAATCGAAAAAAGTATTCAAGCACATACCT AGAGAAGAACAAGAAATATGCAGAGCAAAGTGCTGCACTCGTGGCCTTATATGCCCTCGGGCTGATTGACAGCTCCAAAATCAAGGGCAACACTGCTGGTATGCCATTTGAATAA
- the Dus2 gene encoding dihydrouridine synthase 2 isoform X3 — protein MTSNVDYRNKIILAPMVRIGTLPMRLLALHYGADLVYTEELIDYRLLKCQRIENKVLGTVDFVDDDHQIVFRTCEKEKGRNILQIGTCSPDRAVQVAKLVEKDVAGIDVNMGCPKEFSIKGGMGAALLTQTDKVKAILTALVQSTELPITCKIRVLEKLEDTLALGKLIESTGVKAIGVHGRTKEERPQHANRNAVIKALAEHVNIPIIANGGSGEIACYEDIERFRQTTGAASVMLARQAESNCSIFRKEGKKPIDDVIEEYLAYAIEYDNRATNTKYCVQQMLGSLQESDRGKALLASQQMEEIWYFGLKLQGRAMALRELSDNSNAEPVLKKCKIGDDEVWQMEAKFVRNMFEMANLPKTVLINWTTKNNYPHPFYQTESMEKSFRSVVLVNRKKYSSTYLEKNKKYAEQSAALVALYALGLIDSSKIKGNTAGMPFE, from the exons ATGACATCGAACGTCGATTATAGAAACAAGATTATACTTGCTCCGATGGTTAGGATTGGCACTTTGCCCATGCGTCTTCTCGCTCTGCATTACGGAGCGGACCTTGTTTACACGGAG GAACTCATTGACTACCGGTTGTTGAAGTGTCAGCGAATCGAAAATA AGGTACTTGGAACCGTGGACTTCGTCGACGATGATCACCAAATTGTTTTCAGAACATGTGAGAAAGAAAAAGGCCGAAACATTCTCCAGATT GGAACCTGCAGTCCTGACCGTGCTGTTCAAGTTGCAAAGCTCGT TGAGAAAGACGTGGCTGGCATAGACGTGAACATGGGTTGTCCTAAGGAATTCTCCATAAAG GGTGGAATGGGTGCAGCTCTGCTAACACAAACTGATAAGGTGAAAGCCATCTTGACAGCTCTTGTCCAAAGCACTGAACTACCCATCACGTGCAAGATTAGAGTACTTGAAAAG CTTGAAGACACCCTGGCTCTTGGGAAACTTATTGAATCAACTGGTGTAAAAGCGATTGGTGTCCATGGACGAACAAAAGAGGAACGACCACAGCATGCCAACAGGAATGCAGTCATTAAAGCTCTGGCCGAGCATGTCAACATTCCTATCATTGCTAA CGGTGGATCTGGAGAAATAGCCTGCTATGAAGACATTGAACGTTTCCGCCAGACCACTGGTGCTGCTTCTGTGATGCTCGCTCGTCAGGCAGAAAGCAACTGCTCCATATTTAGAAAGGAAGGCAAGAAACCAATCGATGATGTTATAGAAGAGTACCTCGCCTAT GCAATAGAATATGACAACAGGGCAACAAACACGAAGTACTGTGTTCAGCAGATGCTTGGCTCACTTCAGGAAAGTGACAGAGGCAAGGCACTTCTGGCCAGTCAGCAAATGGAGGAAATATGGTATTTTGGG CTCAAGCTTCAAGGAAGAGCAATGGCTTTAAGGGAGCTCAGTGACAACAGCAATGCTGAACCAGTGCTGAAGAAGTGCAAAATTGGAGATGATGAAGTGTGGCAAATGGAAGCCAAGTTTGTTAG GAACATGTTTGAAATGGCAAACCTACCAAAGACTGTGCTCATCAACtggacaacaaaaaataattatcCCCATCCATTCTACCAAACT GAATCCATGGAGAAAAGTTTTCGTTCTGTTGTGCTGGTGAATCGAAAAAAGTATTCAAGCACATACCT AGAGAAGAACAAGAAATATGCAGAGCAAAGTGCTGCACTCGTGGCCTTATATGCCCTCGGGCTGATTGACAGCTCCAAAATCAAGGGCAACACTGCTGGTATGCCATTTGAATAA